One genomic region from Drosophila subpulchrella strain 33 F10 #4 breed RU33 chromosome 2R, RU_Dsub_v1.1 Primary Assembly, whole genome shotgun sequence encodes:
- the LOC119551940 gene encoding glutathione S-transferase 1, with protein sequence MGKLVLYGVEASPPVRACKLTLDALGLQYEYKLVNLLAGENRSKEFTLKNPQHTVPMLEDDGKCIWESHAICAYLVRRYAKDDALYPKDYFKRALVDQRLHFESGVLFQGCIRNIAAPLFYKNETEVQRFKIDAIYEAYDFLELFIGNQPYLCGTGITIADYSIVSSVTSLVGLAPIDEKRYPKLSGWLNRMAAQPNYQSLNGNGAQMLVDMFTSKITKIV encoded by the coding sequence aTGGGAAAATTAGTACTATACGGTGTAGAGGCAAGTCCGCCGGTACGGGCCTGTAAATTGACCCTGGACGCTTTGGGCCTTCAGTACGAGTATAAGCTGGTGAACCTGCTGGCCGGGGAAAATAGGAGCAAGGAGTTCACCTTGAAGAACCCGCAACACACGGTGCCCATGCTGGAAGACGACGGCAAGTGTATCTGGGAGAGCCATGCCATTTGCGCCTACCTAGTGAGACGTTACGCCAAGGATGATGCCTTGTATCCCAAGGATTACTTCAAACGTGCTCTTGTGGATCAGCGTCTGCACTTCGAGTCGGGCGTATTGTTTCAGGGCTGCATTCGGAACATAGCCGCTCCGTTGTTCTACAAAAACGAGACAGAGGTTCAGCGCTTCAAGATCGATGCAATCTACGAGGCCTATGATTTCTTGGAGCTGTTCATCGGGAATCAGCCGTACCTCTGCGGTACGGGCATAACCATCGCCGACTACAGTATTGTCTCCTCGGTAACCAGTCTAGTGGGTTTGGCCCCCATCGATGAGAAGCGCTATCCCAAGTTGAGTGGTTGGCTAAACAGGATGGCCGCCCAACCCAATTACCAGTCACTCAACGGAAACGGCGCACAGATGTTAGTCGACATGTTCACCTCGAAGATCACGAAAATTGTGTAA
- the LOC119551939 gene encoding protein immune deficiency, producing the protein MSKLKNLLPTIFGGKEAAQNPTANEGRLEKDAAPVDDSEPDNNNSGALALSSSTGTPTASADLTESVLRELSDPNYNSMDMVQSANIPGTLSNAQTNNTMNVHSAQQQVVMNFSNASNLHFGSVYNINQNLSASSSRKGSTCAAEEPLASPEGKPRSHGTRKTVSIVTMMQSQEEPDVRLLDVVSTHLGEGWKQVMRDLGQSEGQIDQAIIDHQMHGNIREVIYQLLLQWVRSSEDGVATVGRLTTLLWESQHRDCVQRMKLVWKALEKRKTNS; encoded by the exons ATGTCGAAGCTCAAGAATCTGTTGCCCACAATCTTTGGCGGGAAGGAGGCAGCCCAGAATCCAACGGCAAACGAGGGCCGTCTGGAAAAGGACGCAGCGCCCGTGGACGACAGCGAGCCAGATAACAACAACAGCGGAGCCCTGGCGCTGTCATCCTCCACTGGCACGCCCACCGCCTCCGCGGATCTCACAGAGTCCGTGCTGCGCGAGCTCAGCGATCCCAACTACAACTCCATGGACATGGTGCAGTCTGCCAACATCCCGGGAACCCTGAGCAACGCCCAAACAAACAACACTATGAACGTGCACAGCGCCCAGCAACAGGTGGTCATGAACTTCTCGAATGCTAGTAACCTGCACTTCGGCTCCGTCTACAACATCAACCAGAACCTGAGCGCCAGCAGCTCGCGAAAGGGAAGCACCTGTGCCGCGGAGGAGCCACTTGCCTCACCCGAGGGCAAGCCGCGGAGCCATGGGACACGCAAAACGGTTAGCATTGTGACCATGATGCAGTCGCAGGAGGAGCCGGATGTCCGTTTGCTCGACGTGGTGTCCACACATCTGGGCGAGGGATGGAAGCAGGTGATGCGAGACCTGGGCCAGTCGGAGGGTCAGATCGATCAGGCCATTATCGATCACCAAATGCACGGCAATATCAGAGAG GTGATTTAccagttgctgctgcagtgGGTTCGGAGCTCGGAGGACGGTGTAGCCACCGTCGGACGTCTCACTACGCTGCTGTGGGAGTCCCAGCATCGCGACTGTGTGCAGCGCATGAAACTGGTTTGGAAGGCACTGGAGAAGCGCAAGACGAACAGCTAG
- the LOC119551938 gene encoding vigilin has product MQAAAVMEETNNATTIEQQPIALINGQEQVSNEQQPSSPTSVATPTSTTSGGTGNATPAFSYDDLFPALPANTSAPSQSGASSSLARVTSSQKTQVLHVPCEERKSTESEKFGEGESKRICQQITKETGAQIEIVSGKNQSLTFLIKGKQSELLDARRKILMGFSTQASRQVTVPREHYRVILGKGGQRLRELERVTSTRINIPSQGDESEFITIAGTKEGIAQAEQEIRQLSAEQYKKSSDRITVPKIYHPFIVGPYSENLNKLQEETGAKINVPPQQVQKDEIIISGEKDAVAAAKAKVEAIYKDMEKKCSTVSVEVAKPQHRYVIGPKGSTIAEILQLTGVSVEMPPNDSTLETITLRGPQVALGNALTVVYQKANSVKSVEINAPHWIHKYVIGRKGANMKQLEEDCPNVNVNCLEDKIKLEGDPENVDRAVSYLTEIISNYEENFTFEVMTVNPSYYKHIIGKAGANVNRLKDELKVNINIEEREGQNNIRIEGPKEGVRQAQLELQEKIDKLENEKSKDVIIDRRLHRSIIGAKGEKIREVKDRYRQVTITIPTPQENTDIVKLRGPKEDVDKCHKDLLKLVKEIQESSHIIEVPIFKQFHKFVIGKGGANIKKIRDETQTKIDLPAEGDTNEVIVITGKKENVLEAKERIQKIQNELSDIVTEEVQIPPKYYNSIIGTGGKLISSIMEECGGVSIKFPNSDSKSDKVTIRGPKDDVEKAKGQLLELANERQLASFTAEVRAKQQHHKFLIGKNGASIRKIRDATGARIIFPSNEDTDKEVITIIGKEDSVKKAREQLEAIIKECDEVTEGEVSVDPKHHKHFVAKRGFILHRISEECGGVMISFPRAGTNSDKVTIKGAKDCIEAARQRIEEIVADLEAQTTIEVVIPQRQHRTIMGARGFKVQQVTSEFDVQIKFPDRDATEPVEGLTNGGSGENGGEEGQDGEQESESVEPVRQCDVIRITGRIEKCEAAKQALLDLIPIEEELSVPFDLHRTIIGPRGANVRQFMSKHDVHVELPPSELKSDVIKVSGTPARVAEAREALEKMIEDYEADRADRELRSFVLQLDVDTEYHSKLIGRHGAVINKLRADHDVNISLPKRDDPNQRIISITGYQAKTEAARDAILEIVGDLQTLHREVIEIDTRIHSHIIGHRGRTIRKVIEDYKVDIKFPSSDEAQSNPNAVTIIGKEEDVENAKEVLLGMAEDYERDYLENLPSSPQPQTVGAFLSGSGSGSGAGGASENGFVIKDAPWEKQKQAKNLTAPNTQSQEDFPHFAAGGAPVATTPITSVWGPKN; this is encoded by the exons ATGCAAGCAGCAGCAGTGATGGAGGAAACTAACAACG CAACTACCATCGAGCAGCAGCCCATCGCCCTCATCAATGGCCAAGAGCAGGTGTCCAACGAGCAGCAACCATCCTCGCCCACTTCggtggccacgcccaccagcACCACTAGCGGAGGCACTGGCAATGCCACACCCGCCTTCAGCTACGACGACCTGTTCCCGGCTCTGCCGGCCAACACCTCGGCGCCGTCGCAATCCGGAGCTTCTAGCTCGTTGGCCCGTGTGACGAGCTCCCAGAAGACGCAG GTTTTGCATGTCCCCTGCGAGGAGCGTAAGTCCACGGAGTCGGAGAAGTTCGGAGAGGGCGAATCGAAGCGGATTTGCCAGCAGATCACCAAGGAGACGGGAGCCCAAATCGAAATTGTGAGCGGCAAGAACCAGTCGCTTACCTTTTTGATTAAGGGCAAGCAGAGCGAGCTGCTCGACGCTCGCCGTAAAATCCTGATGGGTTTCTCGACGCAGGCCAGTCGGCAGGTGACCGTTCCCCGAGAGCACTACCGCGTCATCCTCGGCAAGGGTGGCCAGCGGCTGCGCGAGCTCGAGCGCGTCACTTCCACGCGCATCAACATCCCCAGCCAGGGCGACGAGAGCGAGTTCATCACCATTGCCGGTACCAAGGAGGGTATCGCTCAGGCCGAGCAGGAGATCCGCCAGCTGTCCGCCGAGCAGTACAAGAAGTCGTCGGACCGCATCACGGTGCCCAAGATCTACCATCCCTTCATTGTGGGCCCCTACAGCGAGAACCTCAACAAGCTGCAGGAGGAGACTGGCGCCAAGATCAACGTGCCACCGCAGCAGGTGCAGAAGGATGAGATCATCATCTCGGGCGAGAAGGACGCTGTCGCAGCTGCCAAGGCCAAGGTGGAAGCCATCTACAAGGATATGGAGAAGAAGTGCTCCACGGTCAGCGTGGAGGTCGCCAAGCCGCAGCACCGCTACGTCATCGGACCCAAGGGCTCTACCATCGCCGAGATCCTTCAATTGACCGGTGTGTCCGTGGAGATGCCGCCCAACGACTCTACCTTGGAGACGATTACGCTGCGTGGTCCCCAGGTGGCCCTGGGAAATGCCTTGACTGTTGTCTATCAGAAGGCCAACTCTGTCAAGTCCGTGGAGATCAATGCCCCGCACTGGATCCACAAGTACGTGATCGGTCGCAAGGGTGCCAACATGAAGCAGCTGGAGGAGGACTGCCCCAATGTAAACGTGAACTGCCTGGAGGACAAGATCAAGCTGGAGGGTGATCCCGAGAACGTGGACAGGGCTGTCTCGTACCTGACCGAAATCATCAGCAACTACGAGGAGAACTTCACTTTCGAGGTGATGACTGTTAATCCTTCGTACTACAAGCATATTATCGGCAAGGCTGGAGCCAATGTAAACCGGCTGAAGGATGAGCTTAAGGTTAACATCAACATTGAGGAGCGTGAGGGTCAAAACAACATTCGCATTGAGGGACCCAAGGAGGGAGTGAGGCAGGCGCAGCTTGAATTACAAGAAAAAATCGACAAACTGGAAAACGAAAAATCGAAGGATGTGATCATTGACCGTCGTCTGCACCGTTCCATCATCGGAGCTAAGGGCGAGAAGATTCGCGAGGTGAAGGACCGTTACCGCCAGGTGACGATTACGATACCCACGCCTCAGGAAAACACCGACATCGTGAAACTGCGCGGTCCCAAGGAGGATGTGGACAAGTGCCACAAGGACCTGCTCAAGCTGGTCAAGGAAATCCAGGAATCGTCGCACATCATCGAGGTGCCCATCTTCAAGCAGTTCCACAAGTTCGTCATCGGCAAGGGTGGCGCCAACATCAAGAAAATCCGCGATGAGACGCAGACCAAGATCGACTTGCCGGCTGAGGGTGATACCAACGAGGTGATCGTCATCACCGGCAAGAAGGAGAACGTGCTGGAGGCCAAGGAGCGCATCCAGAAGATCCAGAACGAGCtctccgacattgtcaccgaGGAGGTGCAGATCCCGCCCAAGTACTACAACTCGATCATCGGCACCGGCGGCAAGCTCATCTCCTCTATTATGGAGGAGTGCGGTGGTGTGTCTATCAAGTTCCCTAACAGCGACTCCAAGAGCGATAAG GTTACTATCCGCGGTCCTAAGGATGATGTGGAGAAGGCCAAGGGACAACTGTTGGAGCTGGCCAACGAGCGGCAGCTTGCTTCCTTTACCGCTGAGGTGCGCGCCAAGCAGCAGCACCACAAGTTCCTGATCGGCAAGAATGGCGCCTCTATCCGCAAGATCCGCGATGCCACTGGTGCCCGCATCATCTTCCCCTCGAACGAGGACACCGACAAGGAGGTGATCACCATCATCGGCAAGGAGGACAGCGTGAAGAAGGCCCGTGAGCAGCTAGAGGCGATCATCAAGGAGTGCGACGAAGTCACCGAGGGTGAGGTGTCCGTCGATCCCAAGCACCACAAGCACTTTGTGGCCAAGCGCGGCTTCATCCTCCACCGCATTTCTGAGGAGTGCGGCGGTGTGATGATCTCCTTCCCCCGCGCCGGCACCAATTCCGATAAGGTGACGATCAAGGGTGCCAAGGACTGCATCGAAGCGGCCCGCCAGCGCATCGAGGAGATCGTCGCTGATCTGGAAGCGCAGACCACCATCGAGGTGGTGATTCCTCAGCGCCAGCACCGCACCATTATGGGGGCCCGTGGCTTCAAGGTTCAGCAGGTGACCTCCGAGTTTGATGTGCAGATCAAGTTCCCCGATCGTGATGCCACCGAGCCCGTTGAGGGTCTGACCAACGGCGGTAGCGGCGAGAACGGAGGCGAGGAGGGACAGGACGGCGAGCAGGAGTCGGAGTCAGTGGAGCCGGTGCGTCAGTGCGATGTTATTCGCATCACGGGCAGGATTGAGAAGTGCGAGGCAGCTAAGCAGGCTCTGCTCGATCTCATCCCCATCGAGGAGGAGCTGTCGGTGCCTTTCGACCTTCACCGTACCATCATCGGACCACGCGGTGCCAATGTGCGCCAGTTCATGTCCAAGCACGATGTGCACGTGGAGCTGCCCCCAAGCGAGCTGAAGTCGGATGTGATCAAGGTCTCTGGTACCCCCGCCCGCGTGGCCGAGGCCCGCGAGGCGTTGGAGAAGATGATCGAGGATTATGAGGCCGATCGGGCCGATCGTGAGCTGCGCTCTTTCGTTCTCCAGTTGGACGTGGATACGGAGTACCACTCGAAGCTCATCGGTCGTCATGGCGCTGTGATTAACAAGCTGCGTGCCGATCACGACGTCAACATTTCGCTGCCCAAGCGGGACGATCCCAATCAGCGCATCATCTCCATCACCGGCTACCAAGCCAAGACGGAGGCAGCGCGCGATGCCATCCTGGAGATTGTTGGCGACCTCCAGACCCTCCATCGCGAGGTTATCGAGATCGATACACGCATTCACTCCCACATCATTGGCCATCGCGGACGCACCATTCGCAAGGTCATCGAGGATTACAAG GTGGACATCAAGTTCCCATCTTCCGACGAAGCTCAAAGCAACCCCAATGCCGTGACCATCATTGGCAAGGAGGAGGACGTTGAGAACGCCAAGGAGGTGCTGCTGGGCATGGCCGAGGACTACGAGCGTGACTACTTGGAGAACTTGCCGTCATCGCCGCAGCCGCAGACGGTCGGTGCCTTCCTTTCTGGATCGGGATCTGGATCCGGCGCTGGAGGTGCCAGCGAGAACGGCTTTGTCATCAAGGACGCGCCGTGGGAGAAGCAGAAGCAGGCCAAGAACCTGACTGCGCCCAACACTCAGTCGCAGGAGGACTTCCCGCATTTCGCTGCTGGCGGGGCTCCGGTGGCCACCACGCCCATCACTTCCGTGTGGGGCCCCAAAAACTAA